A window from Actinomycetospora corticicola encodes these proteins:
- a CDS encoding DUF6153 family protein, with protein sequence MYTSAHKITGIVGTVVEQRGTPGWARALLVLALLAGLVGMHQLVAPVVHHGSSVVAVQDHGQAGHEMPSGHTSMLEHLCVAVLVALATLAAATLLVLLVAPTRTPGPARGPTPRFAGPAPVPVPRRLAALQILRL encoded by the coding sequence GTGTACACCTCGGCGCACAAGATCACCGGTATCGTCGGGACCGTGGTCGAGCAGCGCGGCACGCCGGGATGGGCGCGAGCCCTGCTGGTGCTGGCCCTGCTCGCTGGGCTCGTCGGGATGCACCAGCTCGTCGCGCCCGTCGTCCACCACGGGTCGAGCGTGGTCGCGGTGCAGGACCACGGCCAGGCCGGGCACGAGATGCCCTCCGGCCACACCTCGATGCTCGAGCACCTCTGCGTCGCCGTGCTCGTGGCGCTTGCGACCCTCGCCGCCGCCACGCTGCTCGTGCTCCTGGTCGCTCCGACCCGCACCCCGGGCCCCGCCCGCGGGCCGACCCCACGGTTCGCCGGGCCCGCACCGGTCCCCGTCCCGCGGCGGCTCGCCGCCCTCCAGATCCTCCGGCTCTAG
- a CDS encoding methyltransferase domain-containing protein, translating to MTLSPALPTVRTPAVAALRCPDCGDRPTLTPTPTQPLPGGTFGLLRCTCSTYPQIDDIPVLRRGRIDSQDHLTGRCEVAGPTADELVALLAADRPLDALVALLAFPPPAPSSRPGVRLPFTRGPWPRVALAARRAEVRAMLSDLDRLTAQDWMELAYARSSDRIDAELLPYFLARFGQPRFLATTSLLHAVPDAGSRPVLDLACGFGHVAHHLAHRPDPRPVVGVDRNFLQLWVGRRYVAPTQGFVCADRVDALPFDDDAFAASVCSDAFHYFDAQQGSLDELRRVAVADTVLLDRLGNARLAPTDGPLERDPAGYVRLLRGAPWRLTCEDELLADYLAGYGPQLASPRHPAELDGAKWLMLVTSTDERVFADHGAFTTPPHAAGRPTLNPVFALTRHDDGAELAFRFPSTWYAFENAAMRSYTSAGERVDADTCAALLAGRPTARTAELLRSFVLLGMPERYCRPPGGSGPSVVGGLARGLLRR from the coding sequence GTGACGCTCTCCCCTGCCCTGCCCACCGTGCGCACCCCCGCCGTGGCGGCGCTGCGCTGCCCCGACTGCGGTGACCGCCCGACCCTCACCCCGACCCCCACCCAGCCCCTGCCGGGCGGGACCTTCGGGCTGCTGCGCTGCACGTGCTCCACCTACCCGCAGATCGACGACATCCCCGTCCTGCGCCGGGGCCGCATCGACTCGCAGGACCACCTCACCGGTCGCTGCGAGGTCGCCGGCCCGACCGCGGACGAGCTCGTCGCCCTGCTCGCCGCCGACCGTCCGCTCGACGCGCTGGTCGCGCTCCTCGCGTTCCCGCCGCCCGCGCCGTCGTCGCGGCCCGGGGTGCGCCTGCCGTTCACGCGGGGGCCGTGGCCGCGGGTCGCGCTCGCCGCCCGCCGCGCGGAGGTCCGCGCGATGCTCTCCGACCTCGACCGGCTCACCGCGCAGGACTGGATGGAGCTCGCCTACGCGCGCTCCAGCGACCGCATCGACGCCGAGCTGCTGCCCTACTTCCTCGCCCGGTTCGGGCAGCCGCGCTTCCTCGCGACGACGTCGCTGCTGCATGCCGTTCCCGACGCCGGGTCGCGCCCGGTCCTCGACCTGGCCTGCGGTTTCGGGCACGTGGCGCACCACCTCGCGCACCGCCCGGACCCGCGTCCGGTGGTGGGGGTGGACCGGAACTTCCTGCAGCTGTGGGTCGGGCGGCGCTACGTCGCGCCGACGCAGGGCTTCGTGTGCGCCGACCGCGTGGACGCGCTGCCGTTCGACGACGACGCGTTCGCCGCGTCGGTGTGCTCGGACGCCTTCCACTACTTCGACGCGCAGCAGGGCTCGCTCGACGAGCTACGGCGGGTCGCGGTGGCGGACACGGTGCTGCTGGACCGGCTCGGCAACGCCCGCCTCGCCCCCACCGACGGGCCGCTCGAGCGCGACCCGGCCGGGTACGTCCGGCTGCTGCGCGGCGCCCCGTGGCGGCTGACCTGCGAGGACGAGCTGCTGGCCGACTACCTCGCCGGGTACGGGCCGCAGCTGGCGTCGCCGCGACACCCCGCGGAGCTGGACGGCGCGAAGTGGCTGATGCTCGTCACCTCCACCGACGAGCGGGTGTTCGCCGACCACGGCGCCTTCACCACGCCCCCGCACGCCGCGGGCCGGCCGACCCTCAACCCGGTCTTCGCGCTGACCCGGCACGACGACGGGGCCGAGCTCGCCTTCCGGTTCCCCTCCACCTGGTACGCGTTCGAGAACGCCGCCATGCGGAGCTACACCTCGGCCGGTGAGCGGGTCGACGCCGACACCTGCGCGGCCCTCCTGGCCGGCCGCCCGACCGCGCGCACGGCGGAGCTGCTGCGCAGCTTCGTGCTGCTGGGCATGCCGGAGCGCTACTGCCGGCCGCCCGGTGGGAGCGGGCCGTCGGTGGTCGGGGGGCTCGCGCGGGGTCTGCTCCGACGCTGA
- a CDS encoding dimethylmenaquinone methyltransferase, with translation MSKAHPQQWTINDDDHRPDPAAVAALAAFPTTQIADCGGPVSVVGPGIVRQAGGRDFCGPALTVWTKPGDILFLLKAPDLARAGDVLVVDGGGRTDAAVLGDIMSGALARIGAVGIAIDGVIRDADGIDGIGLPVFARGVYPTTASNEGPGAINVDVVLGGVAVRPGDVVRGDASGLVVVPREHVEEVVRLTQAVEDRERVWLDAMEQGAGLAEATGIDDVIRARREAVGVHLP, from the coding sequence GTGAGCAAGGCGCACCCGCAGCAGTGGACGATCAACGACGACGACCACCGGCCCGACCCGGCCGCCGTCGCCGCCCTCGCGGCGTTCCCCACCACGCAGATCGCCGACTGCGGCGGACCGGTGTCGGTGGTCGGGCCCGGGATCGTGCGCCAGGCGGGCGGCCGCGACTTCTGCGGCCCGGCACTCACGGTGTGGACCAAGCCCGGCGACATCCTCTTCCTGCTGAAGGCTCCGGACCTCGCCCGGGCGGGCGACGTGCTCGTCGTCGACGGCGGCGGCCGCACGGACGCGGCGGTCCTCGGCGACATCATGAGCGGCGCGCTCGCGCGGATCGGCGCGGTGGGCATCGCGATCGACGGGGTCATCCGCGACGCCGACGGCATCGACGGGATCGGACTCCCGGTCTTCGCCCGCGGGGTCTACCCGACGACGGCGTCCAACGAGGGGCCGGGCGCGATCAACGTCGACGTCGTCCTCGGCGGGGTCGCGGTGCGTCCCGGTGACGTCGTCCGCGGCGACGCGAGCGGGCTCGTCGTCGTGCCCCGCGAGCACGTCGAGGAGGTCGTCCGGCTCACGCAGGCCGTGGAGGACCGGGAGCGCGTCTGGCTCGACGCGATGGAGCAGGGCGCGGGCCTCGCAGAGGCCACGGGGATCGACGACGTGATCCGCGCCCGGCGCGAGGCGGTCGGCGTACACCTGCCCTGA
- a CDS encoding ATP-binding protein encodes MDAVEFERVEYSADVGQGPRIRDDLRQWLRSSAVPGGVADGMVLAASEAIDNVVVHAYDDDHRRDGVARIDLTVMLDDGEVLVTVADGGRWREPTSPDLEHDVVGKPALHGRGITLMTSQVDEVAIKHGLRGTTVLLRSRWAPPS; translated from the coding sequence ATGGACGCCGTCGAGTTCGAGCGCGTCGAGTACAGCGCCGACGTGGGCCAGGGCCCGCGCATCCGGGACGACCTGCGGCAGTGGCTGCGCTCCTCGGCGGTGCCGGGCGGCGTCGCCGACGGCATGGTGCTGGCGGCGAGCGAGGCGATCGACAACGTCGTCGTGCACGCCTACGACGACGATCACCGCCGCGACGGTGTCGCCCGGATCGACCTCACCGTGATGCTCGACGACGGCGAGGTGCTGGTGACCGTCGCGGACGGCGGGCGCTGGCGGGAGCCGACGAGCCCCGACCTCGAGCACGACGTGGTCGGGAAGCCCGCGCTGCACGGGCGCGGGATCACGCTGATGACCTCGCAGGTCGACGAGGTCGCCATCAAGCACGGCCTGCGCGGGACCACGGTGCTGCTGCGCTCGAGGTGGGCTCCGCCCTCGTGA
- a CDS encoding enoyl-CoA hydratase-related protein, translated as MTYPWPDRPEPTAEEVAARVRTELDVHVLMIRMTRPEKHNAIDAAMTRGLDDALNRLDDDPALRCGVLLGGARAFCAGTDVAVGPGAPTPRGGNYGVVARRRRTPLIAAVEGIAFGGGFELALACDLVVASTAARFGLPEVGLGLVANCGALFRTPRALTPAVAKRLLLTGDPIDAGRAYELGLVTDLTEPGGAEDAALAVAHRIAERSPAAVAATLAAVDSAVLETDARGWADTDTAVAAIVDGAERAEGLRAFAEKRPPRWAEPL; from the coding sequence GTGACCTACCCCTGGCCCGACCGACCCGAGCCGACCGCCGAGGAGGTCGCCGCCCGGGTGCGGACGGAGCTTGACGTCCATGTGCTCATGATCCGGATGACGCGGCCGGAGAAGCACAACGCGATCGACGCCGCGATGACCCGCGGGCTCGACGACGCGCTGAACCGCCTCGACGACGACCCCGCCCTGCGCTGCGGGGTGCTGCTCGGCGGCGCCAGGGCGTTCTGCGCCGGCACCGACGTGGCGGTCGGGCCCGGGGCGCCGACCCCTCGGGGTGGGAACTACGGCGTGGTCGCCCGCCGGCGCCGCACCCCGTTGATCGCCGCGGTCGAGGGCATCGCGTTCGGCGGCGGGTTCGAGCTCGCGCTCGCATGCGACCTGGTGGTCGCCTCCACCGCAGCCCGCTTCGGGTTGCCGGAGGTGGGGCTCGGCCTGGTCGCGAACTGCGGCGCCCTGTTCCGCACCCCGCGGGCCCTCACTCCCGCCGTCGCGAAGCGGCTGCTGCTCACCGGCGACCCGATCGACGCGGGCCGGGCCTACGAGCTGGGCCTGGTCACCGACCTGACCGAGCCGGGCGGCGCCGAGGACGCGGCGCTGGCCGTGGCGCACCGGATCGCCGAACGCTCCCCCGCCGCGGTCGCCGCCACGCTCGCCGCCGTCGACTCCGCCGTGCTCGAGACCGACGCCCGCGGGTGGGCCGACACCGACACGGCGGTCGCCGCGATCGTGGACGGTGCGGAGCGCGCGGAGGGGCTACGGGCCTTCGCGGAAAAGCGTCCGCCGAGGTGGGCCGAGCCCCTGTGA
- a CDS encoding adenylate/guanylate cyclase domain-containing protein, whose translation MARRRSRRSGPPIEARAGDRGLSAGTRALLLLVVVLPNVIGAGIVLVLAAWILPRDLVDTPSLLLRNLIVFAGYVLLAVGVGAGWGHLLMRVRPLRDGADERQRRGWERRFRRVVLGGPVRLAAVQTTLWGVASVVFLLLNVLDSWRIALQVLATVLLGGLATVSITYRLVETVLRPAARRVLSARPPSGRVLPGVLMRTLGGWLFGTAVPLLGVVLAAVAALAFGTYDVTRLAIVVVVLGGVALVLGGAVITLTALSTAAPVLAVRRALKKVERGEYDVDVPVFDTTELGLLQAGFNTMVSGLRDRERVRDLFGRQVGEDVARHALENDVELGGEVREVAVLFVDLVGSTTLAATRPPTEVVELLNEFFAVVIDVVEHHGGWINKFEGDAALAVFGAPTDMADAAGCALAAGRVMAVRLAEEVFSGSAELGAGIGVSAGEAVAGNIGDRRRYEYTVIGDPVNEAARLCDLAKDVEGGVVGSGAAVARAGDEASRWTSIGSRTLRGRTTETELLAPVDAAAARGVRQAESEAAAPA comes from the coding sequence GTGGCCCGTCGTCGTTCCCGCCGGTCCGGCCCGCCCATCGAGGCCCGCGCCGGCGACCGGGGGCTGAGCGCCGGGACCCGGGCACTGCTGCTGCTCGTGGTGGTGCTGCCCAACGTGATCGGCGCGGGGATCGTGCTGGTCCTGGCCGCGTGGATCCTGCCGCGCGATCTCGTCGACACCCCGTCGCTGCTCCTGCGCAACCTGATCGTCTTCGCCGGCTACGTGCTGCTCGCGGTCGGTGTCGGCGCCGGGTGGGGACACCTGCTGATGCGGGTCCGGCCGCTGCGCGACGGGGCCGACGAGCGGCAGCGGCGCGGGTGGGAGCGGCGGTTCCGGCGGGTCGTGCTCGGCGGGCCGGTCCGGCTCGCCGCGGTGCAGACCACCCTGTGGGGCGTCGCGTCCGTGGTGTTCCTGCTGCTCAACGTGCTCGACTCCTGGCGGATCGCGCTCCAGGTCCTGGCGACGGTGCTGCTCGGCGGGCTCGCGACGGTGTCGATCACCTACCGGCTCGTGGAGACCGTGCTGCGGCCGGCCGCCCGGCGGGTGCTGAGCGCACGTCCGCCGTCGGGACGGGTGCTCCCGGGGGTGCTCATGCGCACGCTGGGCGGTTGGCTGTTCGGCACGGCGGTGCCCCTGCTCGGGGTGGTGCTGGCGGCGGTCGCGGCGCTGGCGTTCGGGACGTACGACGTGACGCGGTTGGCGATCGTGGTGGTGGTGCTCGGCGGGGTCGCACTGGTCCTGGGCGGGGCGGTGATCACCCTGACCGCGTTGTCGACCGCCGCGCCGGTGCTCGCGGTGCGCCGGGCACTGAAGAAGGTCGAACGCGGCGAGTACGACGTCGACGTCCCGGTCTTCGACACCACCGAACTCGGACTGCTCCAGGCCGGGTTCAACACCATGGTCTCCGGACTGCGCGACCGGGAACGGGTCCGGGACCTCTTCGGCCGCCAGGTCGGCGAGGACGTCGCCCGCCACGCGCTGGAGAACGACGTCGAGCTCGGCGGGGAGGTCCGCGAGGTCGCCGTGCTGTTCGTCGACCTCGTCGGGTCCACCACACTGGCCGCGACCCGCCCACCGACCGAGGTCGTGGAGCTGCTCAACGAGTTCTTCGCCGTCGTGATCGACGTGGTCGAGCACCACGGCGGGTGGATCAACAAGTTCGAGGGCGACGCCGCGCTGGCGGTGTTCGGCGCCCCGACCGACATGGCAGACGCGGCGGGGTGTGCGTTGGCGGCGGGGCGGGTGATGGCGGTCCGGTTGGCCGAGGAGGTGTTCTCCGGCTCGGCTGAATTGGGTGCGGGGATCGGGGTGTCGGCCGGGGAGGCGGTGGCCGGGAACATCGGCGACCGCCGCCGCTACGAGTACACCGTGATCGGCGACCCGGTGAACGAGGCCGCCCGCCTGTGCGACCTGGCCAAGGACGTCGAGGGCGGCGTCGTCGGGTCCGGAGCCGCCGTCGCCCGGGCCGGGGACGAGGCGTCGCGCTGGACCTCCATCGGCTCCCGCACCCTGCGCGGCCGCACGACCGAGACCGAACTCCTCGCTCCGGTCGACGCGGCCGCGGCGCGAGGTGTACGTCAGGCAGAGTCCGAGGCCGCCGCGCCTGCCTGA
- the treS gene encoding maltose alpha-D-glucosyltransferase, with the protein MTDGADGGTVDEGTGPIDLTYAEHFHPARPRALRHRPKVRSPFERRSAGRDGEPIGTNPAYVAWLRGQSMLADADAIARQFSGRGAMWQNPYADPDPRGAVDTASVWFTAYPLSFMTRPGQPFLAAMAEEELWRAFAAIGVEGVHTGPVKRAGGISGWEHTPSVDGHFDRISTVIDPAFGSEADFRAMCGMATFHGGTVIDDVVPGHTGKGADFRLAEMGYADYPGIFHMVEIDPEDWSELPVVPPGRDSVNLDVATEERLEKAGYIIGALQRVIFHAPGVKETNWSATKAVVGVDGIARRWVYLHYFKEGQPSINWLDPSFAGMRLTIGDALHSLADLGSGALRLDANGFLGVEKSALGGPAWSEGHPLSGAANHLIASMVRKVGGFTFQELNLTMDDIREVGRAGADLSYDFVNRPGYHHALATGDAEFLRLGLRTARDLGIDPASLVHALQNHDEMTYELVHWAAGHRDETLVFRGEEMTGAHLAEIVRGELLDALAGPGHPYNLVFTTNGIASTIATVIAASIGIADLDDIGAAEAEEIRAVHLMLAMFNAMQPGVFALSGWDLTGMLTLPVDDVADLVSEGDTRWVHRGAHDLMGFAGDAERSAEGMPRGRSLYGTLPEQLADEASFARQLQAILAVRKHYRIATSRQVDIPDVSHPGLLVLVHELDSGSHALTVLNFAGEPVRGTVRSEALATGGAVLDMFSQEPLGFVDDLHAFAVDLPARRGMALLVEPS; encoded by the coding sequence GTGACGGACGGGGCGGACGGCGGCACGGTCGACGAGGGCACGGGGCCGATCGACCTCACCTACGCCGAGCACTTCCATCCCGCCCGACCCCGCGCCCTGCGGCACCGCCCGAAGGTCCGCTCACCGTTTGAGCGGCGCTCCGCGGGCCGTGACGGCGAGCCGATCGGCACCAACCCGGCCTACGTCGCGTGGCTGCGCGGGCAGTCGATGCTTGCCGACGCCGACGCCATCGCCCGGCAGTTCTCGGGACGCGGCGCGATGTGGCAGAACCCGTACGCCGACCCCGACCCGCGGGGCGCCGTCGACACCGCGAGCGTGTGGTTCACCGCCTACCCGCTGTCGTTCATGACACGCCCGGGCCAGCCCTTCCTCGCCGCGATGGCGGAGGAGGAACTGTGGCGGGCGTTCGCCGCGATCGGGGTCGAGGGCGTGCACACCGGCCCGGTGAAGCGGGCGGGCGGCATCTCCGGCTGGGAGCACACCCCGAGCGTCGACGGCCACTTCGACCGCATCTCCACGGTGATCGACCCGGCGTTCGGCTCCGAGGCCGACTTCCGCGCGATGTGCGGCATGGCGACCTTCCACGGCGGCACCGTGATCGACGACGTCGTGCCCGGCCACACCGGCAAGGGCGCCGACTTCCGCCTCGCCGAGATGGGCTACGCCGACTACCCGGGCATCTTCCACATGGTCGAGATCGACCCGGAGGACTGGTCGGAGCTGCCGGTCGTGCCGCCGGGGCGGGACTCGGTCAACCTCGACGTCGCCACCGAGGAGCGCCTGGAGAAGGCCGGCTACATCATCGGCGCCCTGCAGCGGGTGATCTTCCACGCGCCCGGGGTGAAGGAGACCAACTGGAGCGCGACGAAGGCCGTCGTCGGGGTGGACGGCATCGCCCGGCGCTGGGTGTACCTGCACTACTTCAAGGAGGGGCAGCCCTCGATCAACTGGCTCGACCCGTCGTTCGCGGGGATGCGCCTGACGATCGGCGACGCGCTGCACTCGCTGGCCGACCTCGGCTCCGGGGCGCTGCGCCTGGACGCCAACGGCTTCCTCGGCGTCGAGAAGTCGGCCCTCGGCGGCCCGGCGTGGTCGGAGGGCCACCCGCTCTCCGGTGCCGCGAACCACCTCATCGCGAGCATGGTCCGCAAGGTCGGCGGGTTCACCTTCCAGGAACTGAACCTGACGATGGACGACATCCGGGAGGTCGGGCGCGCCGGCGCGGACCTCTCCTACGACTTCGTCAACCGTCCCGGCTACCACCACGCCCTCGCCACCGGCGACGCCGAGTTCCTGCGCCTGGGCCTGCGCACCGCCCGCGACCTCGGGATCGACCCCGCGTCGCTGGTCCACGCGCTGCAGAACCACGACGAGATGACCTACGAGCTCGTGCACTGGGCGGCCGGGCACCGCGACGAGACGCTCGTCTTCCGCGGCGAGGAAATGACCGGCGCGCACCTGGCCGAGATCGTCCGCGGGGAGCTGCTCGACGCCCTCGCCGGGCCCGGGCACCCCTACAACCTGGTGTTCACCACCAACGGGATCGCCTCGACGATCGCGACCGTCATCGCCGCCTCGATCGGTATCGCCGACCTCGACGACATCGGTGCCGCCGAGGCCGAGGAGATCCGCGCGGTCCACCTCATGCTCGCGATGTTCAACGCGATGCAGCCCGGCGTCTTCGCGCTCTCGGGCTGGGACCTGACCGGGATGCTGACGCTGCCCGTCGACGACGTCGCCGACCTGGTCTCCGAGGGCGACACCCGCTGGGTCCACCGCGGCGCGCACGACCTCATGGGTTTCGCGGGCGACGCCGAGCGCTCCGCCGAGGGGATGCCGCGCGGCCGGAGCCTCTACGGCACGCTGCCCGAGCAGCTCGCCGACGAGGCCAGCTTCGCCCGCCAGCTCCAGGCGATCCTCGCTGTGCGCAAGCACTACCGCATCGCCACCTCGCGCCAGGTCGACATCCCCGACGTCTCCCACCCGGGGCTGCTCGTCCTCGTGCACGAGCTCGACAGCGGCTCGCACGCCCTGACGGTGCTCAACTTCGCCGGCGAGCCCGTCCGCGGCACGGTCCGCTCCGAGGCCCTCGCGACGGGCGGAGCGGTGCTGGACATGTTCAGCCAGGAGCCCCTGGGCTTCGTCGACGACCTGCACGCCTTCGCCGTCGACCTGCCCGCGCGCCGGGGCATGGCGCTGCTGGTGGAGCCTTCCTGA
- a CDS encoding Na+/H+ antiporter codes for MGSPRLMVHLVAAVVGLVIVTALVRAGARRTGVPDPIALLLVGVAASWIPGLPDYRIDPDLVLVVILPVLLYCAGFAASVPAFRIHLRPILLLAVGLTLASTLVVGAVASPLVPGLGFAAACALGAVVAPPDAVAATAIARTIRLPRRVVALLEGESLFNDAAALTALTVAVTAVTGATSFAGAAGEFLLVALGGVAVGAVVGFAIGWVRRRVLHPYTDVVVFLVAPFVVYLPAEELGVSGLVAVVVAGLYLGHRATTIMEPGARVVTGAVRTAVSWLLEGMVFLLVGLQLRSVVSGISGMPALQVAGVTAAVVGALIVVRFAWVVLSEQVAGTALGRRHASWSESILTSWAGMRGAVSLAAVLTLPAGFPQRDLIVFVTFVVILVTLLGQGLSLPALARRLPSARNEAGEEAKEEARARRLAADAALECLEEIERENPGREPVVEQLRRRVNNRMEDARESLEAASDAFDPEGGAESAGRGGAVESVAEADAEGDEDDSASSSEGVRETYRRYGQAMLVAERSRLLALRDAGTLGEEAFVRLQHELDLEQAALTVR; via the coding sequence GTGGGTAGTCCACGCCTCATGGTCCACCTGGTCGCCGCGGTCGTCGGCCTCGTGATCGTCACCGCCCTGGTCCGCGCCGGGGCGCGACGCACGGGGGTGCCCGACCCGATCGCCCTGCTGCTCGTGGGCGTCGCCGCGTCGTGGATCCCCGGGCTCCCCGACTACCGCATCGACCCCGACCTGGTGCTCGTGGTCATCCTCCCGGTGCTGCTCTACTGCGCCGGGTTCGCCGCCTCGGTGCCGGCCTTCCGCATCCACCTGCGACCGATCCTGCTGCTCGCCGTCGGTCTGACGCTCGCCTCGACGCTCGTCGTCGGGGCGGTCGCGTCGCCGCTCGTGCCCGGGCTCGGGTTCGCGGCGGCGTGCGCGCTCGGGGCGGTCGTCGCACCGCCCGACGCGGTGGCGGCGACCGCGATCGCGCGCACCATCCGGCTGCCCCGCCGCGTGGTCGCGCTGCTCGAGGGCGAGAGCCTGTTCAACGACGCCGCGGCCCTGACCGCCCTCACCGTCGCGGTCACCGCCGTGACCGGGGCGACGTCGTTCGCGGGCGCGGCCGGGGAGTTCCTGCTCGTGGCGCTCGGCGGGGTCGCGGTCGGCGCGGTCGTGGGATTCGCGATCGGCTGGGTCCGGCGCCGGGTGCTCCACCCCTACACCGACGTGGTCGTCTTCCTCGTCGCGCCGTTCGTGGTCTACCTGCCGGCCGAGGAGCTCGGGGTGTCCGGCCTCGTCGCGGTCGTCGTCGCCGGGCTCTACCTGGGCCACCGGGCGACCACGATCATGGAACCGGGTGCGCGGGTGGTCACCGGCGCAGTGCGGACCGCCGTGTCGTGGCTGCTCGAGGGCATGGTGTTCCTGCTCGTGGGCCTGCAGCTGCGCAGCGTCGTCAGCGGGATCTCCGGCATGCCGGCGCTGCAGGTGGCCGGGGTGACCGCCGCCGTCGTCGGGGCCCTGATCGTGGTGCGGTTCGCGTGGGTGGTGCTCTCCGAGCAGGTGGCGGGCACCGCGCTGGGCCGACGGCACGCGTCGTGGTCGGAGTCGATCCTGACCTCCTGGGCGGGGATGCGAGGAGCGGTCTCGCTGGCCGCCGTGCTCACCCTCCCGGCCGGTTTCCCGCAGCGGGACCTCATCGTCTTCGTCACCTTCGTCGTCATCCTGGTGACGCTCCTCGGCCAGGGGCTGTCGCTGCCCGCGCTGGCGCGCCGCCTGCCGAGCGCCCGCAACGAGGCCGGCGAGGAGGCCAAGGAGGAGGCCCGCGCCCGGCGGCTCGCGGCCGACGCGGCGCTAGAGTGCCTCGAGGAGATCGAGCGGGAGAACCCGGGCCGCGAACCGGTCGTCGAGCAGTTGCGACGCCGGGTGAACAACCGGATGGAGGACGCCCGCGAGTCCCTCGAGGCCGCGTCCGACGCGTTCGACCCCGAGGGCGGCGCCGAGTCCGCCGGTCGCGGCGGGGCCGTCGAGTCGGTGGCGGAGGCCGACGCGGAGGGCGACGAGGACGACTCCGCGAGCAGCTCGGAGGGCGTCCGCGAGACCTACCGCCGCTACGGGCAGGCGATGCTCGTCGCCGAACGCTCCCGCCTCCTGGCCCTGCGCGACGCCGGGACGCTCGGCGAGGAGGCGTTCGTGCGCCTCCAGCACGAGCTCGACCTGGAGCAGGCGGCCCTCACGGTCCGGTAG
- a CDS encoding MFS transporter, translated as MTEQTAWRVGAGAVAITTSTVLPVFLLGASSVQVGAELGFDPAVLGLLVAAYFAVSALTSLPVGRLVERFGSRVTSRVAVLGSATGLLATALLARSLTTLTVILLSSAWCNVMGQLSSNLTLARSMPQRRMGLSFGVKQASVPLATLLAGIAVPALALTVGWRWSYVGAAALAVTAFFAAPRGSAAREADAGRDADRATGALAVIGAASGLGAAAATGLGIFLVASAVDRGISPGLAGLVLTLGSVVGLAMRVLLGWLADRRSGGHIAVVAGCLLAGAVGLVLLALPGPVALVVGVVLGFGLGWSWPGLLQFAVVRLNPEAPAAATSIVQVGVYAGGFLGPVGFGLLAGTVSFTAAWLVAAAAMILAGIGVLVGRRMLLAHRAARSAPPVAVR; from the coding sequence ATGACGGAACAGACGGCGTGGCGGGTCGGGGCCGGGGCGGTCGCGATCACCACGTCGACCGTGCTGCCCGTGTTCCTGCTCGGGGCGTCCTCGGTGCAGGTGGGCGCCGAGCTCGGCTTCGACCCGGCGGTGCTCGGCCTGCTCGTGGCCGCGTACTTCGCGGTCTCGGCGCTGACGTCGCTGCCCGTCGGCCGGCTCGTCGAACGGTTCGGCTCGCGGGTGACCAGCCGGGTCGCGGTGCTGGGCTCCGCCACGGGGCTCCTCGCGACGGCGCTGCTCGCCCGCTCCCTGACCACCCTCACCGTGATCCTGTTGAGCTCGGCGTGGTGCAACGTGATGGGCCAGCTGTCGTCGAACCTCACGCTCGCGCGCTCGATGCCGCAGCGCCGGATGGGGCTCTCGTTCGGGGTCAAGCAGGCCTCGGTGCCGCTCGCGACGCTGCTCGCCGGGATCGCCGTGCCCGCGCTCGCCCTCACCGTGGGCTGGCGCTGGTCCTACGTCGGCGCGGCGGCGCTCGCCGTCACCGCCTTCTTCGCCGCTCCGCGGGGCTCGGCCGCCCGCGAGGCCGACGCGGGGCGAGACGCCGACCGCGCGACGGGGGCGCTCGCCGTCATCGGGGCCGCGTCCGGACTCGGCGCCGCGGCCGCGACCGGGCTCGGCATCTTCCTCGTGGCCTCCGCCGTCGACCGCGGCATCTCACCCGGGCTCGCCGGACTGGTGCTGACGCTGGGCAGCGTCGTGGGACTCGCCATGCGGGTGCTGCTCGGGTGGCTCGCCGACCGGCGCTCCGGCGGACACATCGCGGTGGTCGCGGGATGCCTGCTCGCCGGCGCCGTCGGGCTCGTGCTGCTGGCCCTGCCGGGCCCGGTGGCGCTCGTCGTCGGGGTGGTGCTCGGGTTCGGTCTGGGGTGGTCCTGGCCCGGCCTGCTGCAGTTCGCGGTGGTGCGCCTCAACCCGGAGGCACCGGCGGCGGCGACCTCGATCGTGCAGGTCGGGGTGTACGCCGGTGGCTTCCTCGGACCGGTGGGCTTCGGCCTCCTGGCGGGCACCGTGTCCTTCACCGCGGCCTGGCTGGTCGCGGCAGCGGCCATGATCCTCGCGGGGATCGGGGTACTCGTCGGACGACGGATGCTGCTGGCCCACCGGGCGGCGCGGTCTGCGCCACCGGTCGCGGTGCGCTGA